One Nodosilinea sp. FACHB-141 DNA segment encodes these proteins:
- a CDS encoding ABC transporter substrate-binding protein: protein MTDSFNHVTCPKCGYEENTTTAQKCEICGQPLKKSKSIAPIIAGIGAAIFLAALGFTGYNAFVRKDAPQAPVAVPTTPADPAAADSGTTSTAATPTTTLGQPADVANALSWGDRVLFTDTSNADMQAGAAAYASGDYAAAAARFEAARQAVRNDPEALIYLNNARIGANPALGLAAVVPIGDSPNTARELLRGVAQAQDEAIKAGTPVKVLIANDQNNAGQAAAIANALVQDPDVVGVIGHGTSTTTLAAAPVYQQGQLPMISPTSTTTELTTVPREGGNFVFRVIPSDQFTGTTLARHMLTLGKSKPIVYYNSQSSYSKSLQDAFSTTLGLEGGQVVKLVDLSQGNPTTELQGSGADAVVLLPDSATFDAAIAVAQLNNGQLPVLAGDAFYRIDALEKGGASLTGTVVTVPWHPLKSAPPFAQTASGLWGGDVNWRTALSYDAFQVLSSARTVGNVAPDSGTSGRTALGQALATQGFSANGSTGAINFLPSGDRNTTVLLVEVKPGTRSGTGFDFVPLP, encoded by the coding sequence ATGACCGACAGCTTCAACCACGTCACCTGCCCCAAATGCGGCTACGAAGAAAACACCACCACGGCCCAGAAGTGTGAAATCTGCGGCCAACCCTTGAAAAAGAGTAAGTCCATAGCTCCCATCATCGCGGGGATTGGGGCGGCTATCTTTCTAGCAGCACTGGGCTTTACGGGCTACAACGCCTTTGTACGCAAAGATGCGCCGCAGGCTCCGGTTGCGGTGCCGACTACCCCCGCCGATCCCGCCGCCGCTGACTCTGGCACAACCTCTACTGCCGCTACACCGACGACCACCCTAGGCCAGCCTGCTGATGTGGCTAATGCTCTGAGCTGGGGCGATCGCGTCCTCTTTACCGATACCTCTAATGCCGACATGCAAGCCGGGGCTGCCGCCTACGCTTCGGGTGACTATGCCGCAGCCGCTGCTCGCTTTGAGGCTGCCCGTCAGGCCGTTCGCAACGACCCCGAAGCGCTGATCTACCTCAACAACGCTCGGATTGGGGCTAATCCTGCCTTGGGCCTCGCTGCGGTGGTACCCATTGGCGACAGTCCCAACACCGCCCGCGAGCTTCTACGGGGGGTAGCCCAGGCCCAGGATGAGGCGATCAAGGCTGGCACCCCCGTGAAGGTGCTGATTGCTAACGACCAGAACAATGCCGGTCAGGCTGCCGCGATCGCCAATGCTCTAGTCCAAGACCCCGATGTTGTTGGCGTCATCGGCCACGGCACCAGCACTACTACCTTGGCGGCCGCGCCCGTTTACCAGCAGGGGCAGCTACCAATGATCTCCCCTACCAGCACCACCACAGAGCTGACCACAGTGCCCAGGGAGGGTGGCAATTTTGTGTTTCGGGTGATTCCCAGTGATCAGTTTACGGGCACCACCCTGGCCCGCCACATGCTCACCCTGGGCAAGAGCAAACCCATCGTTTACTACAACTCCCAAAGCTCCTACAGTAAGTCGCTGCAAGATGCGTTCTCCACCACCTTGGGCCTAGAAGGGGGACAGGTGGTTAAACTGGTTGATCTCTCCCAGGGCAATCCAACGACGGAGCTGCAGGGCAGCGGGGCTGATGCCGTAGTGCTGCTGCCCGACTCGGCCACCTTTGATGCGGCGATCGCAGTCGCCCAGCTCAACAATGGCCAGCTGCCGGTGCTAGCTGGCGATGCTTTCTATCGCATTGATGCTCTAGAAAAGGGCGGGGCCAGCCTCACCGGCACCGTAGTCACCGTCCCCTGGCATCCGCTCAAATCGGCCCCACCTTTTGCCCAGACTGCCTCTGGCCTCTGGGGTGGTGATGTCAACTGGCGCACGGCCCTCAGCTACGACGCGTTTCAGGTGTTGAGTTCAGCCCGCACCGTAGGAAACGTAGCTCCCGACAGTGGTACCTCAGGGCGAACTGCGCTCGGTCAGGCTTTGGCCACGCAAGGGTTTTCCGCCAATGGATCAACAGGAGCAATTAACTTTTTGCCGTCGGGCGATCGCAATACCACCGTCCTGCTAGTCGAGGTTAAACCCGGTACCCGCTCAGGCACCGGCTTCGACTTCGTGCCTCTGCCGTAG
- a CDS encoding RNA-binding protein, with protein MSIYVGNLAFSATQDQITEVFAEYGAVSRVSLPTDRETGRPRGFAFVEMESEADEDKAIEALDGAEWMGRDLKVNKARPRESRGGGGGGGGGGWNNSRGR; from the coding sequence ATGTCGATTTATGTAGGGAATTTGGCCTTCAGCGCCACCCAAGACCAGATCACCGAGGTCTTTGCTGAATACGGTGCTGTCAGCCGGGTTAGCCTGCCCACCGATCGTGAGACCGGTCGTCCTCGTGGTTTTGCCTTCGTCGAAATGGAAAGCGAAGCCGATGAAGACAAAGCCATCGAGGCCCTCGATGGTGCTGAGTGGATGGGGCGCGACCTCAAGGTCAACAAAGCTCGCCCCAGAGAGTCGCGTGGCGGTGGTGGTGGCGGTGGCGGCGGTGGCTGGAATAATAGCCGCGGTCGCTAG
- a CDS encoding tubulin-like doman-containing protein, with translation MSEYTGMTPTVIIGVGGTGKEILIKIRRMIVEQYGSLDALPIVSFLHIDTEQNAKVSEAQTVLKQDISLRPIEQVWAKVEDAKAILNKLSAYQYLDEWFPSELKGTDSILSGAGQIRALGRFAFSLNYPLIKDYFTKAKGRIVGHEKFMLDRWKVQLDKGINIFVVCSLSGGTGSGMVMDLAYNLRDWVPVSELPQTSAFLVLPGAFSGLGDRVIANAYAALMELNHYSRGDTRFDAQYSDSQSDRITSQSGLDVPFNFTYLVGNSNDKVTFPTLGDVLEMVAQNVFLDFSSGFSQYKKLVRDNVRKHWASPDALGYPQNFMSFGLSSIQFPVERVLNACSARLAAKLVDWWSNPTPAPAAMSDLIRTEILPGLFLAESEHDHQVIDSISMGDNKKPYAKEVADWVAGVRKRRNDLNIPFENLQRFISNEQEKYSPHFNDTGTDPKRWSDYFQKMWDNLSWLIPEKRKELRAAVYLMVEDRFRGPKFTRQFLEVLIEVFADFRSKFDQDRQKYWLPRERSAQNALQTLLKQIDDHAKQMMMLNRKKVIEDDFQGIMQALEQIYVSKVEVKARTLGVMLLDGLREEIDQLLVDLTAFETVLSNVQVELKDKERVYTRETGGLTVNGILLYDEKEIDAAYRKTVADQEETLCQTLSQQVLEELRVRLFDLYPYDALKTKDLYERLLGQAMDVFRRRSQLDISTARKFLEQYPTVEMQEAQIKTTFEKSEAFLRLSQEQKKLGWDDKLEKYQKLVGIQGGSKPTDPAVSALLPMIRKTSTVTDKEIRPLNDPYHIYFVQETGAFPLRLIEGMERMRSLYRAVSQADHNPLHTHQDYRQFGDVMPETSNERQARYNLMLANALGLVRREDNRVTGFAEVKFTYRDKLTGFDKTEVMGATWEEAEDFLLTDQNRRLTETLDNAIRAIGEQAATKPQKQALYTQVMTYLQQQEQTIPGGSDSDDYKRIQAAISNFVTTHRLFIPSDAPATPSPTTPPPVTTSPSPAPPPPALDSENLVKYAKLVETCYRRGNPSPTELELLEKFRVKYGVSVADANAIAAQYQPQNTIEQAAAEYGLMFRAFLDNDGEVDLEEQAQLLDLQEELGLTNEQVATIEDNVRAEMNRP, from the coding sequence ATGAGCGAATACACAGGCATGACCCCCACAGTCATCATTGGCGTGGGGGGCACTGGCAAAGAGATTCTGATCAAAATTCGCCGCATGATCGTGGAGCAGTATGGCTCCCTCGACGCCCTGCCGATCGTCTCGTTTTTGCACATTGACACCGAGCAAAATGCCAAGGTTTCCGAAGCCCAAACGGTCTTAAAACAAGATATTTCCCTGCGACCCATCGAGCAGGTGTGGGCCAAGGTCGAAGATGCCAAGGCCATTCTCAACAAGCTGTCGGCCTACCAATATTTAGACGAGTGGTTCCCCAGCGAGCTCAAGGGCACCGACTCAATTTTGTCTGGAGCGGGGCAAATTCGCGCCCTAGGGCGGTTTGCCTTTAGCCTCAACTACCCCCTGATCAAGGACTATTTCACTAAGGCCAAGGGGCGCATCGTCGGCCACGAGAAATTCATGCTCGATCGCTGGAAGGTGCAGCTCGACAAGGGCATCAACATCTTCGTGGTCTGCTCGCTCTCCGGCGGCACCGGCTCCGGCATGGTGATGGACCTGGCCTACAACCTGCGCGACTGGGTGCCAGTGTCAGAGCTGCCCCAGACCAGTGCATTCCTGGTGCTGCCAGGGGCCTTTTCGGGATTGGGCGATCGCGTCATTGCCAATGCCTACGCTGCCCTGATGGAGCTGAACCACTACAGCCGCGGCGACACCCGATTTGATGCTCAGTACAGCGACAGCCAGAGCGATCGCATCACCAGCCAGAGTGGCCTCGATGTGCCCTTCAACTTCACCTACCTAGTGGGCAACAGCAACGACAAAGTCACCTTTCCTACCCTGGGCGACGTGCTCGAAATGGTGGCCCAGAACGTGTTTCTCGACTTTAGCTCCGGCTTTAGTCAGTACAAAAAGCTGGTGCGCGACAACGTCCGCAAGCACTGGGCCAGCCCTGACGCCTTGGGCTATCCGCAAAATTTCATGAGCTTTGGCCTCTCCAGCATTCAGTTTCCGGTGGAACGGGTGCTGAACGCCTGCTCGGCCCGCCTGGCCGCCAAACTAGTGGACTGGTGGAGCAACCCCACGCCCGCTCCTGCGGCGATGTCCGACCTGATTCGCACCGAAATTCTCCCCGGTCTGTTTCTAGCCGAATCAGAGCATGACCACCAGGTGATCGACAGCATCAGCATGGGCGACAACAAAAAGCCCTACGCCAAGGAAGTCGCCGACTGGGTGGCGGGGGTGCGCAAGCGCCGCAACGACCTGAATATTCCCTTTGAGAATTTGCAGCGGTTTATTTCCAACGAGCAGGAAAAATATTCTCCCCACTTCAACGACACCGGCACCGACCCCAAGCGCTGGAGCGACTACTTCCAGAAAATGTGGGACAACCTCAGCTGGCTAATCCCCGAAAAGCGCAAGGAGCTGCGCGCCGCGGTCTACCTGATGGTGGAAGATCGCTTCCGGGGGCCAAAGTTCACCCGCCAGTTTCTGGAAGTCTTGATTGAGGTGTTTGCCGACTTTCGCAGCAAATTTGACCAAGACCGACAGAAATACTGGCTACCCCGCGAGCGATCGGCCCAAAACGCCCTGCAAACCCTGCTGAAGCAGATCGACGACCACGCCAAGCAGATGATGATGCTCAACCGCAAGAAAGTCATCGAAGACGACTTTCAGGGCATTATGCAGGCCCTAGAGCAGATTTACGTCTCTAAGGTCGAGGTCAAAGCCCGCACTTTGGGGGTGATGCTGCTCGACGGCCTGCGCGAAGAAATTGACCAGCTCCTGGTCGACCTCACCGCCTTTGAGACAGTGCTGAGCAACGTCCAGGTCGAGCTGAAGGATAAGGAGCGCGTCTACACCCGGGAGACCGGCGGCCTGACGGTCAACGGCATTTTGCTTTACGACGAGAAGGAAATCGACGCCGCTTACCGCAAAACCGTCGCCGACCAGGAAGAAACCCTCTGCCAAACCCTCTCCCAGCAGGTGCTCGAAGAACTGCGGGTGCGCCTGTTTGACCTCTACCCCTACGACGCCCTCAAGACCAAGGACCTCTACGAGCGGTTGCTGGGTCAGGCGATGGATGTGTTTCGCCGCCGCAGCCAGCTCGACATCTCCACTGCCCGCAAATTTCTGGAGCAGTACCCTACTGTTGAGATGCAGGAGGCCCAGATCAAAACCACCTTCGAGAAGTCGGAAGCCTTTTTGCGCCTCAGCCAGGAGCAAAAGAAGCTGGGCTGGGACGACAAGCTAGAGAAGTACCAAAAGCTGGTTGGCATCCAGGGCGGCAGCAAGCCTACGGATCCAGCGGTCTCAGCCCTACTGCCGATGATTCGCAAAACTAGCACCGTCACTGACAAAGAAATTCGTCCCCTCAACGACCCCTACCACATCTACTTTGTGCAAGAGACAGGGGCCTTCCCCCTGCGGCTGATCGAGGGCATGGAGCGGATGCGATCGCTCTACCGCGCCGTCAGCCAAGCCGACCATAACCCCCTGCACACCCACCAAGACTATCGCCAGTTTGGCGACGTCATGCCCGAAACCAGCAACGAGCGCCAGGCTCGCTACAACCTGATGCTGGCCAACGCCCTGGGTCTGGTGCGCCGCGAAGACAACCGCGTCACCGGCTTTGCCGAGGTCAAATTTACCTACCGCGACAAGCTCACCGGCTTTGACAAAACCGAGGTCATGGGCGCCACTTGGGAAGAAGCGGAAGACTTTTTGCTCACCGACCAAAACCGCCGCTTGACCGAGACCCTAGACAACGCCATTCGCGCGATCGGCGAACAGGCCGCCACCAAACCCCAAAAGCAAGCCCTCTACACCCAGGTAATGACCTACCTGCAACAACAGGAGCAAACGATTCCGGGCGGCTCCGACAGCGACGACTACAAGCGCATCCAGGCCGCCATTTCCAACTTCGTCACCACCCACCGCCTCTTCATCCCCTCGGATGCCCCCGCTACCCCCTCACCCACTACTCCACCACCCGTCACGACATCACCGTCTCCCGCGCCGCCGCCTCCCGCCCTTGATTCCGAGAACTTAGTCAAATACGCCAAGCTAGTCGAGACCTGCTACCGGCGAGGCAATCCCTCGCCCACGGAGCTAGAACTGCTGGAAAAATTTCGGGTGAAGTACGGGGTCTCGGTGGCCGATGCCAATGCGATCGCCGCCCAATACCAACCCCAAAACACCATCGAGCAAGCCGCCGCTGAATATGGGTTGATGTTCCGCGCCTTCCTCGACAACGACGGCGAAGTTGACCTAGAAGAGCAGGCCCAACTGCTCGACCTCCAGGAAGAACTCGGCCTCACCAACGAACAGGTTGCCACCATCGAAGACAACGTGCGCGCCGAAATGAACAGACCGTAG